The following coding sequences are from one Hyalangium gracile window:
- a CDS encoding chemotaxis protein CheW — MAPFESGRRLCLLVEAGETRYAIEATSVMEVALPGSDGTSLRGMLEVKDLSVLLGGPPESGTGMVVVLDVSPTLAVRVRSVVEVADVARTPFFLLPAGLGETLAPLSRGAILHKERLYLELIAESLPQRGVPRNPASPSRPVQLLDSPPERALVFESQGRLFGLPLGLVSQVVTRGEAFSMLPVQSGAVAGVFPHAQVLWPIFSVPAMLGASAQVEAFFVLTEMAGQNVGLCATRVLGVLPRFEPTSERGEFTAPGLPGPVLFMDLQHMFS; from the coding sequence GTGGCTCCTTTCGAAAGCGGACGGCGGCTGTGTCTGCTCGTCGAGGCGGGTGAGACGCGCTACGCCATCGAGGCGACTTCCGTCATGGAGGTGGCCCTGCCGGGCAGTGACGGCACCAGCCTGCGAGGCATGCTCGAGGTGAAGGATCTGTCCGTCCTGCTCGGCGGGCCGCCCGAGAGCGGGACGGGCATGGTGGTGGTGCTGGACGTGAGCCCCACGCTCGCGGTGCGCGTCCGCTCGGTCGTCGAGGTAGCGGACGTGGCGCGCACCCCGTTCTTCCTGCTGCCCGCGGGGCTCGGAGAGACGCTCGCTCCGCTCAGCCGGGGCGCCATCCTCCACAAGGAGCGGCTCTACCTGGAGCTCATCGCCGAGTCCCTGCCGCAGCGCGGTGTCCCGCGAAACCCGGCGTCTCCGAGCCGGCCCGTCCAGCTGCTCGACAGCCCGCCGGAGCGAGCCCTCGTCTTCGAGTCCCAGGGGCGCCTGTTCGGGCTGCCGCTGGGCCTGGTGTCCCAGGTCGTCACTCGGGGTGAAGCGTTCAGTATGTTACCTGTCCAGAGCGGGGCGGTGGCTGGCGTCTTCCCCCATGCCCAGGTGCTCTGGCCCATCTTCTCGGTGCCGGCGATGCTGGGCGCCTCGGCCCAGGTGGAGGCCTTCTTCGTCCTCACGGAGATGGCCGGTCAGAACGTGGGGCTGTGTGCCACCCGAGTGCTCGGCGTGCTGCCGCGCTTCGAGCCGACGAGCGAGCGCGGGGAGTTCACGGCGCCAGGACTGCCCGGCCCCGTGCTCTTCATGGATCTGCAGCACATGTTTTCTTGA
- a CDS encoding GGDEF domain-containing response regulator, whose product MARILLVDDEKMARTLYGDYLRASGHTVTAVCRFEEVREALESAEYDAVVTDLILPGADGMEVLRYTKERYPGIEVVVITGLDKVDPAVRAIKSGAAEYLVKPVAPEALQHAIRRALTTRDLLQENASLRQYVSLLEMGQRIATTLDRDRLAIAVSSALEAQTWAGGVILLLRDGGPLRLHGSAGLEPELVSKLEPLLSAQLQGVRAPRTLEGLPVDHTHVLTFPASDGELLLGQIVLFFSDAPPDNLTEVASYLSRHYALALRNLGRFAEVEDLAYMDDLTHLYNMRYLHLALDREVKNAQQTEGTFSLLFMDLDHFKAVNDTHGHLVGSRLLVEVGRVLKGCVRERDIVVRYGGDEYVVLLRNTDSGGALKVAERIRRTMENHHFVPREGISITLTTCVGVASFPEHARDKGSLLDMADRAMYRGKRGTRNVIYMAAMDLEATPAERKVAG is encoded by the coding sequence ATGGCGCGGATCCTCCTCGTCGATGACGAAAAGATGGCGCGGACCCTCTACGGGGACTACCTGCGCGCGTCCGGGCACACCGTCACGGCGGTCTGCAGGTTCGAGGAGGTCCGCGAGGCCCTCGAGTCCGCGGAGTATGACGCCGTGGTGACGGACCTCATCCTCCCCGGTGCCGACGGCATGGAGGTGCTCCGCTATACGAAGGAGCGCTACCCGGGCATCGAGGTGGTGGTGATCACCGGCCTGGACAAGGTGGACCCGGCCGTGCGCGCCATCAAGAGCGGCGCGGCCGAGTACCTGGTGAAGCCCGTGGCGCCCGAGGCGCTCCAGCACGCCATCCGCCGCGCCCTCACCACGAGGGATCTGCTGCAGGAGAACGCGTCCCTGCGCCAGTACGTCTCCCTGCTGGAGATGGGGCAGCGCATCGCCACCACGCTGGATCGCGACCGGCTGGCCATCGCCGTCTCGAGCGCGCTCGAGGCGCAGACGTGGGCCGGCGGGGTGATCCTGCTGCTGCGTGACGGAGGCCCCCTGCGGCTCCACGGCTCCGCGGGCCTGGAGCCGGAGCTGGTGTCCAAGCTCGAGCCCCTGCTCTCCGCCCAGCTGCAGGGCGTGCGCGCCCCCCGGACGCTGGAGGGGCTGCCGGTCGATCATACGCACGTGCTCACCTTCCCCGCGAGCGACGGGGAGCTGCTACTGGGGCAGATCGTCCTCTTCTTCTCCGACGCGCCTCCGGACAACCTGACGGAGGTGGCCAGCTACCTGTCGCGGCACTACGCGCTGGCGCTGCGCAACCTGGGGCGCTTCGCGGAGGTGGAGGATCTGGCCTACATGGACGATCTCACCCACCTCTACAACATGCGCTACCTGCACCTGGCGCTGGACCGCGAGGTGAAGAACGCGCAGCAGACGGAGGGCACCTTCAGCCTGCTCTTCATGGACCTGGACCACTTCAAGGCCGTGAACGACACGCACGGCCACCTGGTGGGCTCCCGGCTGCTCGTGGAGGTGGGGCGCGTGCTCAAGGGCTGCGTGCGCGAGCGGGACATCGTCGTGCGCTACGGCGGCGACGAGTACGTGGTGCTGCTGCGCAACACCGACTCGGGCGGGGCGCTCAAGGTGGCCGAGCGCATCCGGCGCACCATGGAGAACCACCACTTCGTGCCGCGCGAGGGCATCTCCATCACCCTGACCACCTGCGTGGGCGTGGCCAGCTTCCCCGAGCACGCGCGGGACAAGGGCTCGCTGCTGGACATGGCCGATCGCGCCATGTACCGGGGAAAGCGCGGCACCCGCAACGTCATCTACATGGCGGCGATGGACCTGGAGGCCACGCCCGCCGAGCGCAAGGTGGCGGGCTAG
- a CDS encoding demethoxyubiquinone hydroxylase family protein — MPQTNPFHSLVPRKLSDSELARSIRLNIEAELDAINLYAAHIEATDNAEAKAILQHVMDEEREHAALFWQLIARLDPAQAQHDREASRKYQLIVSGAPHEAVEAVGEGGAEGGAEQEPPLPKQLTVGTLRR, encoded by the coding sequence ATGCCGCAGACCAACCCGTTCCACTCGCTGGTGCCCCGCAAGCTCTCCGACTCCGAGCTGGCCCGGTCCATCCGGCTGAACATCGAGGCGGAGCTGGACGCCATCAACCTCTACGCCGCGCACATCGAAGCGACGGACAACGCGGAGGCCAAGGCCATCCTCCAGCATGTCATGGACGAGGAGCGCGAGCATGCCGCGCTCTTCTGGCAGCTCATCGCCCGGCTGGATCCCGCGCAGGCCCAGCACGATCGCGAGGCCTCCAGGAAGTACCAGCTCATCGTCTCGGGCGCCCCGCACGAGGCGGTGGAGGCCGTGGGTGAGGGCGGAGCAGAGGGTGGCGCTGAGCAGGAGCCGCCGCTGCCCAAGCAGCTCACCGTGGGCACCCTGCGGCGCTGA
- the sinK gene encoding hybrid histidine protein kinase/response regulator SinK, which translates to METPAPLAHLLQALEVGDLAAAKAAAVALQRSGPGATQLAAEVLHELRQPLLGVKAYAQLLAEETGPVGPLKLLLAQVERMEQIISDFVRLSSDRAAPQQRMPLATAVWAAAKLFALNSDSSRISLEVLAPENIIVQGNARLLEQLTLNLLNNARDAMTGRGRIKLMLTQEGSAPVMYVADWGPGIPREMRDKIFEPYVSTSKRGTGLGLAVCRRIAQEHRAEISLAPTDSLPDQPPPSTVFRVAFPSIAPEVPTQRKRVLIVDDESIIRMVFRDLMSKECEVIEAGTAEEALEFLRTQQVDLIVTDKNLPGLSGLALAQQARTMNPQARILLMTGYPSLGTTQEALELGVMDYLLKPFDDIRQVRALIRAALAAPPLQPRAATNKRVDVIDDNPTSSRIVTEALGRLGLEPRLISTTEVVAMEPPMAVLVSWDFTPAYGRKALELGKAMAQGAPFIVLVEHLTMETTLDSLRAGAIACLPRLLFDAPALSRELSRALKLSTTNA; encoded by the coding sequence ATGGAGACTCCCGCCCCGCTCGCTCACCTCCTGCAGGCCCTGGAGGTCGGTGACCTGGCCGCAGCGAAGGCCGCGGCCGTGGCACTCCAGCGCTCGGGGCCGGGCGCCACCCAGCTCGCGGCCGAAGTCCTGCACGAGCTGCGCCAGCCACTGCTGGGAGTGAAGGCCTACGCCCAGCTACTGGCCGAGGAGACGGGGCCGGTGGGCCCGCTGAAGCTGCTGCTGGCGCAGGTGGAGCGGATGGAGCAGATCATCTCCGACTTCGTCCGCCTCTCCAGCGACCGGGCCGCGCCCCAGCAGCGCATGCCCCTGGCCACCGCCGTGTGGGCCGCGGCCAAGCTCTTCGCCCTGAACTCGGACTCCTCGCGCATCTCCCTGGAGGTGCTGGCCCCGGAGAACATCATCGTCCAGGGCAACGCGCGGCTGCTGGAGCAGCTCACCCTCAACCTGCTCAACAACGCGCGCGACGCGATGACGGGCCGGGGCCGCATCAAGTTGATGCTCACCCAGGAGGGCTCTGCGCCGGTGATGTACGTGGCGGACTGGGGCCCGGGCATCCCCCGGGAGATGCGGGACAAGATCTTCGAGCCCTACGTCTCCACCAGCAAGCGAGGCACGGGCCTGGGCCTGGCGGTGTGCCGGCGCATCGCCCAGGAGCACCGCGCGGAGATCAGCCTGGCGCCCACGGACTCGTTGCCGGACCAGCCGCCGCCCTCCACCGTCTTCCGAGTCGCCTTCCCTTCCATCGCGCCGGAGGTGCCCACCCAGCGCAAGCGGGTGCTCATCGTCGATGACGAGAGCATCATCCGCATGGTCTTCCGGGACCTGATGAGCAAGGAGTGCGAAGTCATCGAGGCGGGCACGGCCGAGGAGGCGCTCGAGTTCCTGCGCACCCAGCAGGTGGACCTCATCGTCACCGACAAGAACCTGCCGGGGCTGTCGGGGCTGGCGCTGGCGCAGCAGGCGCGGACGATGAACCCACAGGCCCGCATCCTGCTGATGACGGGCTACCCCTCGCTGGGCACCACGCAGGAGGCGCTGGAGCTGGGGGTGATGGACTACCTGCTCAAGCCCTTCGACGACATCCGTCAGGTGCGCGCGCTGATCCGCGCGGCGCTCGCGGCGCCCCCGCTGCAGCCCCGGGCCGCCACCAACAAGCGAGTGGACGTCATCGACGACAACCCCACCTCCTCGCGCATCGTCACCGAGGCGCTGGGGCGGCTGGGGCTGGAGCCGCGCCTCATCTCCACCACGGAGGTGGTGGCCATGGAGCCGCCCATGGCGGTGCTCGTGAGCTGGGACTTCACGCCGGCCTATGGCCGCAAGGCGCTGGAACTGGGCAAGGCGATGGCTCAGGGGGCGCCCTTCATCGTCCTGGTGGAGCACCTCACCATGGAGACGACGCTGGACTCGCTGCGCGCTGGAGCCATCGCCTGCCTGCCGCGGCTGCTCTTCGACGCGCCCGCGCTCAGCCGCGAGCTGTCCCGGGCGCTGAAGCTGAGCACCACCAACGCCTGA
- the groL gene encoding chaperonin GroEL (60 kDa chaperone family; promotes refolding of misfolded polypeptides especially under stressful conditions; forms two stacked rings of heptamers to form a barrel-shaped 14mer; ends can be capped by GroES; misfolded proteins enter the barrel where they are refolded when GroES binds) yields MAAKEIFFHQSAREAILRGVRILSDAVAVTLGPKGRNVVIEKSFGSPTVTKDGVTVAKEIDLENKFENMGAQMVKEVASKTSDKAGDGTTTATVLARAIYEEGLKLVAAGHNPMDLKRGIDKAVEVVVAELKKLSKPTADKKAIAQVGTISANGDETIGNIIADAMEKVGKEGVITVEEAKGLETTLDVVEGMQFDRGYVSPYFVTNRERMEVVLDDPYILISEKKVSSMQDMIPILEQVARSGKPLLIIADEIEGEALATLVVNKIRGVLNVAAVKAPGFGDRRKEMLKDIATLTGGMVVSEELGRKYEALTLNDLGRAKRITVDKDNSTIVDGAGKKADIEGRIKLIRSQIETVTSDYDREKLQERLAKLVGGVAVINVGAATETEMKEKKARVEDALHATRAAVEEGIVPGGGVAYLRTLGALEKMKLGGEQDFGVEIIKKALTQPLWKIASNAGLEGAVVINKVKEGTGAFGFNARTEVYEDLEKAGVIDPTKVERTALQNAASVASLLLTTEAMVADKPKKKAKGGGAGAGGGMPDYGGDDMDY; encoded by the coding sequence ATGGCAGCGAAGGAGATCTTCTTCCACCAGTCCGCCCGCGAGGCCATTCTGCGCGGCGTACGGATCCTGTCCGATGCGGTGGCCGTCACGCTGGGGCCCAAGGGCCGCAACGTGGTCATCGAGAAGAGCTTCGGCTCCCCCACGGTCACCAAGGACGGCGTCACCGTCGCCAAGGAGATCGATCTCGAGAACAAGTTCGAGAACATGGGCGCCCAGATGGTGAAGGAGGTTGCCAGCAAGACCTCCGACAAGGCCGGCGACGGCACCACCACCGCCACGGTGCTCGCCCGCGCCATCTATGAGGAGGGCCTCAAGCTGGTCGCCGCCGGCCACAACCCCATGGACCTCAAGCGCGGCATCGACAAGGCCGTCGAGGTCGTCGTGGCCGAGCTGAAGAAGCTCTCCAAGCCCACCGCCGACAAGAAGGCCATCGCCCAGGTGGGCACCATCTCCGCCAACGGGGATGAGACCATCGGCAACATCATCGCCGACGCCATGGAGAAGGTGGGCAAGGAGGGCGTCATCACCGTCGAGGAGGCCAAGGGCCTGGAGACCACCCTCGACGTGGTGGAGGGCATGCAGTTCGACCGCGGCTACGTCTCTCCGTACTTCGTGACGAACCGCGAGCGCATGGAAGTCGTCCTGGACGACCCCTACATCCTCATCAGCGAGAAGAAGGTCTCGTCGATGCAGGACATGATCCCCATCCTCGAGCAGGTGGCCCGCTCCGGGAAGCCCCTGCTCATCATCGCCGACGAGATCGAGGGCGAGGCCCTGGCCACCCTGGTGGTGAACAAGATCCGCGGCGTGCTGAACGTGGCCGCCGTGAAGGCCCCCGGCTTCGGCGACCGCCGCAAGGAGATGCTCAAGGACATCGCCACCCTCACCGGCGGCATGGTGGTCAGCGAGGAGCTGGGCCGCAAGTACGAGGCCCTCACGCTCAATGATCTGGGCCGCGCCAAGCGCATCACGGTGGACAAGGACAACTCCACCATCGTGGACGGCGCCGGCAAGAAGGCCGACATCGAGGGCCGCATCAAGCTCATCCGCTCGCAGATCGAGACCGTCACCAGCGACTACGATCGCGAGAAGCTCCAGGAGCGGCTGGCCAAGCTCGTGGGCGGCGTGGCCGTCATCAACGTGGGCGCCGCCACCGAGACCGAGATGAAGGAGAAGAAGGCTCGCGTGGAGGACGCGCTGCACGCCACCCGCGCGGCCGTCGAGGAGGGCATCGTCCCCGGCGGCGGCGTGGCCTACCTGCGCACCCTGGGCGCCCTGGAGAAGATGAAGCTGGGCGGCGAGCAGGACTTCGGCGTGGAGATCATCAAGAAGGCCCTCACCCAGCCGCTGTGGAAGATCGCTTCCAACGCGGGCCTCGAGGGCGCCGTGGTCATCAACAAGGTCAAGGAGGGCACCGGCGCGTTCGGCTTCAACGCCCGCACCGAGGTCTACGAGGACCTGGAGAAGGCCGGCGTCATCGACCCGACGAAGGTGGAGCGCACCGCGCTGCAGAACGCGGCCTCCGTCGCCTCGCTGCTGCTGACCACCGAGGCCATGGTGGCCGACAAGCCGAAGAAGAAGGCCAAGGGCGGCGGCGCTGGCGCCGGCGGTGGCATGCCGGACTACGGCGGCGACGACATGGATTACTGA
- a CDS encoding response regulator, with amino-acid sequence MNILVVDDDLNLCSSLSHFLEGHGFTVYSAGDALQALDVLERERIELIITDYLMPHLDGIRFTEMLKADPRFQSIPVLLITASVDDSITDRGMRKGVAMTLQKPVDMGQLLNLVRFAE; translated from the coding sequence GTGAACATCCTCGTCGTCGATGATGACCTGAATCTGTGCTCCAGCCTCTCCCACTTCCTGGAGGGGCATGGATTCACGGTCTACTCGGCTGGAGATGCCCTCCAGGCCCTCGACGTCTTGGAGCGTGAGCGCATCGAGCTCATCATCACCGACTACCTCATGCCCCACCTGGACGGCATCCGCTTCACCGAGATGCTCAAGGCGGACCCCCGCTTCCAGTCCATCCCCGTGCTCCTCATCACCGCCTCGGTGGATGACTCCATCACCGACAGGGGCATGCGCAAGGGCGTGGCGATGACCCTCCAGAAGCCCGTGGACATGGGCCAACTGCTCAACCTCGTGCGCTTCGCCGAGTAG
- a CDS encoding metallopeptidase family protein, translating into MGKRTAKRTGPGDMEARLGQVARAFESEEFEAALEQVDALLAEAPGLPEALHYRAAALAELGQHEEAAQAYHRALKAKPEDLEVLLGAADFLICRMGEDREAVEDGLTLCVRGRKLAERVDDVELVYEFLLLEGMGLNQVGESERALASLEAALEHMPRSVDALVERGIALFELCRFREAQTAFERVLKDAPDEAWAHHYLGLMAERRGDMKEAKKRFGKAQTLMPEEFPPPVELSEEEFDGALEAAVKALPEHVKGYLENATVSVEDIPSDEDLTGQSPPLSPCILGVFRGTPVGERSVTNAYDHFPAAIVLYQKNLERFARTREELIEQIGITVMHEVGHLVGLDEDDLWERGLD; encoded by the coding sequence ATGGGGAAGCGGACGGCGAAGCGCACGGGCCCGGGAGACATGGAGGCGCGGCTGGGGCAGGTGGCGCGTGCCTTCGAGTCAGAGGAGTTCGAGGCCGCGCTGGAGCAGGTGGACGCGCTGCTGGCGGAGGCGCCGGGGCTCCCGGAGGCGCTGCATTACCGCGCCGCGGCACTGGCGGAGCTGGGTCAGCACGAGGAAGCCGCGCAGGCCTATCACCGCGCGCTGAAGGCAAAGCCGGAGGACCTGGAGGTTCTCCTGGGAGCGGCGGATTTCCTCATCTGTCGGATGGGCGAGGACCGGGAGGCGGTGGAGGACGGACTCACGCTGTGTGTGCGAGGCCGGAAGCTGGCTGAGCGCGTGGACGATGTGGAGTTGGTGTACGAGTTCCTGCTCCTGGAGGGCATGGGGCTGAACCAGGTGGGCGAGAGCGAGCGAGCACTCGCCAGCCTGGAGGCAGCGCTGGAGCACATGCCGCGCTCGGTGGACGCGCTGGTGGAGCGAGGGATCGCGCTGTTCGAGCTGTGCCGCTTCAGGGAGGCACAGACGGCGTTCGAGCGGGTGTTGAAGGACGCGCCGGACGAGGCGTGGGCGCACCACTACCTGGGGCTGATGGCGGAGCGGCGCGGGGACATGAAGGAGGCGAAGAAGCGCTTCGGGAAGGCGCAGACGCTGATGCCGGAGGAGTTCCCGCCGCCGGTGGAGCTGTCCGAGGAGGAGTTCGACGGGGCGCTGGAGGCGGCGGTGAAGGCGCTGCCGGAGCACGTGAAGGGCTACCTGGAGAACGCCACGGTTTCGGTGGAGGACATTCCGTCGGACGAGGATCTCACGGGCCAGTCCCCTCCCCTGTCGCCGTGCATCCTGGGAGTGTTCCGAGGCACGCCGGTGGGCGAGCGCAGCGTGACGAATGCATACGATCACTTCCCGGCGGCGATCGTGCTGTACCAGAAGAACCTGGAGCGCTTCGCGAGGACGCGGGAGGAGCTCATCGAGCAGATCGGCATCACCGTGATGCACGAGGTGGGGCACTTGGTGGGGCTCGACGAGGATGACTTGTGGGAGCGCGGGCTGGACTGA
- a CDS encoding HEPN domain-containing protein gives MEAIESAVESFLKQASFRALWDEKEVWGVVASMVATLPMDADEQLVRDALGKRLERLTLPGPTVVVFPVSHVGWKGPPLVVGQAVLGRLGREWMTALEGVYGSPVSLAEAGVWWWEKSALAEMDASREPPVVIAVVVPSAGERAHKVAETVFEDLVELSLLFEPNLESRGLYSLRGDVFRPGIRGLRVDRHALESIGKTCKPVLNELAASIYIQSRVPGGTRHYWYGEDPWPLEDLLQDDERRANIVAVMSDQGPIARRFRISAKWYARAYWSSSEHESILALGIALEALLGESGGGPGAILGERYALLHSNPDERKQAYDYFMKKIYEGRSAVAHGRASSLLDDFQFVRDVVRRTAWVANSLWAWVKERNLQSDEDHRKLFSDLKWGVKPSNPMHAKRPKATPRRLGSGAAVRKKP, from the coding sequence GTGGAGGCAATTGAGTCAGCCGTCGAGAGCTTCCTCAAGCAGGCCTCTTTTCGGGCGCTCTGGGACGAAAAGGAGGTCTGGGGAGTCGTCGCTTCCATGGTCGCGACGCTCCCCATGGATGCTGATGAGCAACTCGTCCGAGACGCGCTGGGGAAGCGACTTGAGCGCCTGACTCTCCCTGGACCGACGGTCGTCGTGTTCCCAGTCTCCCACGTGGGCTGGAAGGGGCCCCCCTTGGTCGTCGGTCAGGCTGTGCTAGGACGCCTGGGTCGTGAGTGGATGACTGCGCTGGAGGGCGTCTATGGCTCCCCTGTCTCTCTTGCGGAGGCCGGTGTCTGGTGGTGGGAAAAGAGCGCTCTTGCAGAGATGGATGCCTCGCGGGAGCCACCCGTCGTCATAGCGGTCGTGGTGCCTTCAGCAGGAGAACGAGCCCACAAAGTCGCTGAGACCGTATTCGAAGACCTCGTCGAGCTGTCCCTGCTGTTCGAGCCCAATTTGGAGTCTCGGGGGCTCTACAGCCTGCGGGGAGATGTCTTCCGCCCAGGAATCAGAGGGCTTCGAGTAGACCGACATGCCCTTGAGAGCATTGGCAAGACCTGCAAGCCTGTCCTGAATGAGCTCGCCGCCTCCATCTACATCCAGTCACGTGTGCCCGGTGGAACTCGGCACTACTGGTACGGAGAAGATCCATGGCCGCTGGAGGATCTTCTCCAGGACGATGAGCGGCGGGCCAACATCGTGGCGGTAATGTCGGATCAAGGGCCTATCGCCAGGAGATTTCGGATCTCTGCGAAGTGGTACGCCAGGGCTTACTGGTCATCGAGCGAGCATGAGTCGATCCTGGCTCTAGGCATTGCCTTGGAAGCCCTTCTCGGGGAGAGCGGGGGAGGGCCCGGAGCGATCCTCGGTGAGAGATACGCCTTGCTGCACTCCAACCCAGACGAGCGCAAGCAAGCTTATGACTACTTCATGAAGAAGATCTATGAGGGGCGGAGTGCCGTGGCGCATGGCAGGGCCTCTAGCCTCTTGGACGACTTTCAATTCGTCAGGGACGTTGTCCGACGCACGGCCTGGGTTGCAAACTCCCTGTGGGCCTGGGTGAAGGAGCGCAATCTTCAGAGTGATGAGGATCACCGCAAGCTCTTCAGTGACCTCAAATGGGGAGTGAAGCCCTCCAACCCGATGCACGCGAAGCGGCCCAAGGCGACGCCGAGGCGATTGGGCAGTGGGGCGGCGGTACGCAAGAAGCCCTGA